TCCGTGTCCCGGTTTTCTTATATGACAGCGGAATACACGGTTTCCGTATTCTATTTCTCCCAAACAAGGAACCGTTGTTTCAGGAGAAAATGCTTTTTCGTTTAAAATGGCAGTATTCATTATAACCTTAAATGTGGAAGCAGGAGGATAGGCAGCATCTACGGCCCTGTTTAAAAGCGGTTTATTCGGATTTTCAAACAGTTCTTTCGCAATAGAGCTTGAGATTTCCTTGCCGAAAATATTTTGATCAAAAAAAGGATAGGAAACCATTGCCAGGACCTCGCCCGTTGTAGGTTTTAATACGACGGCAGCCCCTATTCGCGGTCCTAAAGCATCTTCGGCCAATTTTTGAATTCTCTTGTCGATGGTAAGAACAAGATTATTTCCCATCTTAGGCGGTGTTACAACTGTGGTGTTTTCTATGTATCTTCCCTTAGCATCTACGGTCCGGGATTCCACCCCATCGGTACCGCGTAAAATTTCATCATATTGTTTTTCGATTCCGGCCTTACCTATTATACTGTTTGAGGTATATCCCTTATTATAAAAGCGGGTCAGTTCGTCCGTAGTTATATCGCCTACATACCCGATTATGTGAGAAAAAGAGCGGGTATCGACATAATTTCTGACAGGTTTTGAGTGCCATGAAACACCCGGAAGAGAATCGATGCTTTCTGCAACTTGCACAATCATAGAATAATCGACATTGGATTTGATTTGTATTGATCTAAAATCCCTTCTAACACTTACCGGCAATTTTTTTTCTATCTGTGAAACAGGAATTTGTAAGATTGAACTTAATCTGTTTATTACGGTATCGAATTCCTGACGCGGGACTTCGCCCGGAACAATATCAACAGCGAAGGAGTCGATGTTTAAAACCATCGGCGTATTTGCTTCTCTATCAAATATCTCGCCTCTTTGAGCCGGTATAAGAGTTGTCCGTTTTGAAATATTTTGAGACTTTTGCTTAAACTGATCTCCATGAATGATCTGCATTGAAAACAATCTATAGGAATAAGCTATCAAAATAAAAAAAACGAAGATCGAAAATAACTTAAGCCGTGAATTTAAACGCTCTTCAGTATTTTTCATATTGTACTATACTCCTCGATATAAAGGCTTGAGGAAAAAGATTAAAAAATAAAAATACAAATGGAGTGAAGAAAATATTTACAGCAGCCTCTATGACAAAACTGACCGAAAAAATGTTATAGGTATGAATATTTTGCCCAAAAAGTATCTTTAAAATAAATAGAAGAATAACCTTAAATACAAAGCCTAAACCGCCTAAAATACAAGGGAAAATTATTTTGTTTAAATTATAAATACCGTAAAATTTTCCTACAAGGTAACCTGTTAAAGTAAAAATAAAGGAATGTAACCCTATGGGCGCTGCCGACAAAAAATCGGCTAAAAGACCTGCAATAAAACCGCAAATCAAACCTGTAAGAGAACCGTTTGAAATTGCAATATAAATAACGGTAAGCAAAACCAAATCGGGCAACACTTTAAAAAAAGATATATGAGAAAAAATAGCCGTTTGAAGCAAGGTTATAAAGAAAACGCTTAAAGAAGTCCACAAAATAACTTTTTTCAATTTATTAAAACTCCTTTTCTATTTTTGAAGTATCAAGTACAAAAACATATTCCAAACAAGAAAAATCTATTATAGGATTTACAGAGAGCTCAAGCGAAGTTTCATAATCGTGTGTTTTAATTTTAGAAACAAAACCTATGGGAATATTTTTTGGAAAAATCGAAGAATCATCAAAGCCCGAAGTAATTATTTTATCTCCAATCTTAATGTCATCTCCTGCCCTCTTTTTTATGTACTTCATAATTAAGGGAGAATCCTCAGAGCCCTGTCCGCTTACAACACCACGGTGGTTTACAAGGTCTACCTTCGCAGCAACATGGCACTGATAATCATAGATAGGAATAATCATAGATGAGCCCCTTCCTACCTGTAAGATTTTTCCTACAAGAGCCATATTTCCGTTTTGAAAAGCAATGACTGGCATGTCTTTTCTGACACCATGCTTTACACCCCTGTTAATAATCATTCCCGAATAAAGAGCATTAGGATCATAGCCTATTATTTCTGCAGGTATATTTGTAATTTGGATAGTGTCGGTAAATTTGAGAAGGGTACGCAGTTCATTATTTTCTCTTTTTATATCGGCATTGGAACGCTCCAAAAGTTCATACTTTTCAAGCTGTTTTGTAAGTTCATTATACTTTGCTTTTAGATCCCATAATTCCCTTACGGAAGAAACACTTTCTCCCACAAAGGAAGAAACATTGTAGACAGCCTTCTCCGTTCCGGCACTTACCGAAAAAGCCATACTCTTAAAATCCAAAATAAAGGACCCGCCTGAAAAGACCATAAAAACAGATGATATGAGAAGAAATAAAATTAAAAGAAAAACTTCAAGATTCAGTTTAAGCGAAAGTTTTTTCTTCATAGGGTCTAATTATTTAAGCTGTCATAGAGGCTGCGGTCAACAGTCATATCCCTAAACACTTCGTAATATCTTCCGGCACCTATTGCAACACAGTCCATAGGGTTTTCCGCTAAAATTACGGGAACACGGGCTTCTTTTGCAATAAGTTTAGGAAGCCCCTTTAACAAAGAACCTCCTCCGGTCATTACAATCCCCCTTTCAACAATATCGGCAGTAAGCTCAGGAGGAGTCTGGGCTAAGGTCCGCTTAATTTCTTCGACAATCTGTGTAACAGGTTCTTTTAAAGCTTCCCTGACTTCGACAGAGTCTATTTCCAATCGGCGGGGAAGTCCGGTTATAGCATCGGTACCCTTAATTTCTACCTTTTCTATTGTTTTTTCGGGCGAAGCATTGCCTATGCTGATCTTTACTCTTTCGGCTGTTTGTTCTCCAATGATGAGGTTATCAACGGAACGGACATGCTTAATGATGGCTTGATCGAACTCGTCGCCTCCTACGCGGATTGCATTTGTTACAACCATACCGCAAAGAGATATAACCGAAACTTCAGTTGTACCGCCTCCGATATCGCAAACCATATTTCCGGCAGGCTCATGAATAGGAATATTCGCACCTATAGCTGCAACTAAAGATTCTTCCAAAACTTTAACATCTCCGGCTCCGGCCTTCATGGCACTTTCATAAACCGCATTACTTTCAACATCCGTAATACAGCTTGGAATACCTATAACCATTCTCGGCTTGACAAAACGGTGCTTAGGCAAAATCTTAGAAACAAAATAACGGATCATCTTTTCGGTAGTGTCCATATCTGCAATAACTCCGTCTTTTAGGGGCCTGATAGCCACAATATTTCCCGGAGTTTTCCAAAGCATTCTTTTAGCCTCGGATCCGACAGCAACCACTCTCTTTGTACCCCTTTCAACGGCAACAACAGAGGGTTCATTTACTACTATCCCCTTTCCGTTCACATAGATAATAGTATTGCAGGTTCCCAAATCTATTCCTATATCTGTCGAAAATCTTTTAAAAAAGCCCATTTTGTCCCCCAAAATTTTTATAAATTTAGTTTAGCCCGTGTTTTTATATGGAGCGGATCAAATTTAAGAGCTTTCCGCCATTCTGCACGGGCCTTTATCATATCTCCTTGAAGTTCGTATACAACACCCAAGCCATAATGAGCGTCGGCAGAGGTCATATCCTTTTCAAGAATGGTATTAAATTCCTTTACAGCATCATCTATCTTATTTTCTTCAAGAAATAAACTACCCAATAAATATCGGCATTTTAATTCTAAAAGTGTATCTTTCGTTTTATCTATTGTTTCAAATAAATACAACTTTGCATTTTGTTTATCAGAAATCTTAATATAATTTTCGGCAAGAGCAAAAAACAATAAATCCGAAGGGTTATGAGAGAGGGCATCCGAAAAGGCATCAATAGCTCTTTCCGGCTCATCCAAAAGAGACGCCGACATACCCCTGAATTCCGACAAATCTGCAAATTTTTCTCCGGAACTATACGCAATATCCAAGTATTTTAAGGCAAGGTCTGCATAGTAATATCCCTTTTGATAATAAGCCTTTCCCAATACATAGGCAATTTTCGGCTGTTGAGATTTTGAAACACAGTACATCGCCTGTCTTAAATTCAAAATAGAATCATTTAGATAAGAATAGCTTACCGAAAAATCGGTCTGTTCGGCAAAGATATAATAGGCGGCAAAGCCTCTCATAGCCAAAGCCTCACCGTCATATGCCCTTCTTTTTAAAATACTTGCGGTCTTTTGATATACGCTCTCGTAATTTTTTTTTGCCCAATCGGCATACACCTCTTTCATTGAAGGTATGCCTGCATAGTTTTTATTATGGATATATAAAAAATAGACGGCAGAAATCACACACAAGAAAAAAAGCAAAACTATAAAAATCTTTTTTGTTCCTTTTCTTTTGTTTGAGAAATTTTTATGTGACCTTCCTTTTGAAAATTCCATTTTTATAATACCTTAAAAAAAGGGATTAATAAGCCGGATTCTGTTTCTGTAAAACAGACGGAACCATCTTTCTTAAACCTGCTTTACAGCAAGTTTTTATCGCGGTTAACCCGTAAATTAAGAATCGGAGATTCTTTACTGCTTAACCTTGCTCCCGATGAGGTTTACATTGCCGTTTTCGTTACCGAAAACGCGGTGGGCTCTTACCCCGCCCTTTCACCCTTACCGCAAAATGCGGCGGTTTACTTTCTGTTGCACTGTCTGTAAACGGAAACTTTAATTTCCGTTCCCCGGCCGCTAGCCGGCATCGTTTCCGAAGGAGTCCGGACTTTCCTCTGCAAATGCAGCGGTTCCTTTAATCCCAAAATTATTTATTCCTTTTAATCTTCGTCTTTACCGTCCCCAAAACTTGCAAGGAAATCCTCATTTGCGGAATCTCCAATATCAAGTAAGCCTTCCATATCGGAATCATTAAAATATGCTTCCTGCTCGGCCGTTAATTCGGATTCTTCATAGAATAGAATACGGCTACAGTAAGGGCAGAATTTTATATCCTGATCCGACCTGACTTCATTTACAAACTGAGCGGGAAGAATCATGTGGCAGCCCATACAAACATTTCCCTGAACGGAAACGATACCGACACCATGTTTATTCTTAATAATCCTGTCGAATTTAAACATTGTTTCATCACTCAAACCCGGAGACAGTTTTTTTTCTTCCAGCTTTAACTCTTCTACCTTATTTTGTTTTTCGGAAATCTCCGAGTCCAAGAGCTGTTTGTGTTCTTCAAGTTCTTTCTCGGTTTGTGTAATAAGATCTTCTTCCTGCTTAATATTTGCATCCAAAATCTTAAATTGACTTTCAAGCCTTAGAAGGTCCTTTCTTATAGTTTCGGCCTTTGTAGTAGAATCATCGATTTCCTTTTGCAAGATTTCATACTCGCGCTGAGTTTCGATATTATCCATTGCTTTTTCGGCCTTTTCTCTCTTTTGTTCAGCTTCAAAAAGATCAGCCTTAAAAACGGCAATACCTTTACGCAGCTCTTCATACTCGCTGTTCATTTGGATATAACCGGACTTTAACTTTTCCAAAAGCTCTTCCTGCTGTGTAAGAGCCTTTGGGGCATCCAAAATCTCCGTTTCAAGTTCATTTTTTCGAGCAAGAATATCCTGTAAAGCTCTCAATTTTTCCAATACATCATTATCCATAAATTACAACCCCTTTAATTATCAAGACAACCGATTATCAAAATAATCAATTATCAAGATAATCTTTTAATTTTCTACTACGTTTAGGATGGCGCAGCCGCCTTAATCCCTTTGCTTCTATTTGCCTTATTCTTTCACGCGTTACGTCGAAATATAAGCCTACTTCTTCAAGGGTAAGAGGATAGCCTCCTTCAATACCGAAGCGCATTTTTAAAACTTCCTGCTCACGCTCAGGCAGACTGGAAAGCACCATTTCAAGCTGCTCCTGCAAAAGAGTAAGCTCCGTTCTGTTTGAAGGATTTTCAACACCCTTATCTTCGATTAAATCTCCCAAGAGGGTATCTTCTTCTTCACCTATGGGTGTTTCAAGAGAGATAGGCTCCCTTGCAACATTTTTAACCTGCTTAACCTTTTCGATCGACCAGCCTAACTGCAAGGCTATTTCATCATCATTGGGTTCACGGCCGAGTTTTTGCATGAGCTGGCGGGATTCCCTGTTTACCTTGTTGATTTGTTCTATCATATGGACAGGAACCCTTATCGTACGTGCCTGATCCGATATTGAACGCGTAATAGCCTGCCTTATCCACCAAGTAGCATAGGTAGAAAATTTATATCCCTTCCTGTACTCAAACTTTTCAACAGCTTTTATAAGCCCGATATTTCCCTCTTGCACAAGATCAAAGAACTGTAATCCCCTGTTGATATACTTCTTAGCAATAGAAACAACAAGGCGCAAGTTTGCATTTATCAGCTTATCTTTTGCATTTTTAAGCATTCTCTGGCCATTCTTTATCTCTGAAGTAAGATCAATAACTTCGTCTACAGTAGCTTCAAAATCATATTCGATCTTTCGGATTTTTCGGGTCAAGACCTGAATTTGAGTGTATATATCCTTTACTTCATTAGCCGAAATATTAAGCTCTTTTTCCAGTTTTTCTCTTTCTCTCGGAATTGCAAGCCGTTTACCCAGCTTTCTTAAATCGGCATAGCTTTTAATACCAAGCTGTTTTTCCTTTCTTTCTTTTTTGTGTTGATAGTCCTGAACCTTGTCGGTAGCTTCAATAAAACGGTCAGAAATTTTTTCTATTTCTTCCGATTCAATGTGAATACGTTTAAGACTGTTAAACATCTTCTTCCGCAAAGCTTGAAGCTCAGGGCTCTCCAAAAAGCTTTCCAAGGTTTCTCTATCATAACAGTGCTTTTTTAAGGACATATATTGTTTAATTTCGGAATATATGTTCCGTAGACTATCACCGTAAACCTGCTTGAGACGCTTTTTTTCGGCCATTTCTTCACTTAATTCTTTGCGCGGCTTATTGGACTCAGCAGGATCCAGTTTGGAAAAAGCCTTTTGACCGATTACAAAAAATTCGGGAATCAATATACCGGAATTTTTTATAACCTTTTTTATTATAGCTTCTCCGTCTTCCATGCTTTTTGAAAGAGATACTTCCTCATCGGCAGTTAAAAGATCTTCCTTGCCTATCTCTTGAAGATAAAGCTTAATCGGATCGTCAACTCCGGCTTCGTGAGAAGTTCTAACCAGTTTTTTTGCCGGTTCATGCCTAGGTTTTTCTTTTTCGATATATGGAGTTTCGATGTCATCAGAATAAGGACTTTTTATATCATCATCATCTTCGTACGTATCATCCAATAATCGATAATCTTCATCATTACCGCTCTGAAAATCGGAGTCGGTTTCTGAATTAGATTCGGATATTCCTTCATTTCTTATTTGAACGCCGGCACCTTCCAAAATATCCAGAATATCAGGTATAGTTTCCGGAGACATTAAGTCTTCGGGCAGTAGATCATCAAGATCACTCAATCCTATTGTGTGCTTCCTTTTGGCATATTCCAAAAGTTTAATAACCGCAGGATTCTTTTCGAGATCAGTCATACACCTTTCCCTTTAATTTGTTTAATTGAATATCGATACTTTTTTTTTCTTCCATTAATTCTTTTGTCAAGTTTACGGTATCGATATTCTTTTCTCCATGTAATAATCTCAGTCTGCCTATGATTTTGTCTTTTTGTTTTTGTAGAACGTTTTGTTTTATAAAATTTATGCCGTCATCGACTATCTTTTCAGAGTTCTCGGCGAATTCACCTTTAGAAATTGTTTGAGAAACAATATCTTTTAATTTTTCTTCCCCGCATCTGTGCATCAGATTCGCATAAGTATAGGCACCATCTCTATAACATTCTTCTAAAACAATAAACAAATGTCTGGCATAAAAATCCTCAAAATCATCGGGGCTCAATTGTGAACGCAAACGAGAAAACAGATCAGTATTTGCCGTAACGGCAAGAACCAATCGTAACTCGGCATTCATCCTTATATCTACCGGCTTTTGTTTTACTTCGTCAACTATATGCCTTAGAGCCTTTTTTTCGCGGTTCATATAATCGCTGAAAATTGCTTGTTGACTGACACCAAAAGCCGATGAAAGTTTAGAAATAGCAGACTCCCTTTGAATATCGGATTCCAGGACCTCAATATACGGAAACAAAAAGGCTATAGCTGCGGCCTTTCCTTCCGGACTGCTTATATCAAATCTCATGGACGCAATTTGTATAAGATAATCATCGTCTACTATAGCACATTCCAAAAGAAGTTTCAAGCCTTCTTTACCTTTTTTTTGTAGAATTTCGGAAGGGTCCTTTCCGTCCTTCATATATAAAACACGCACATTGACTCCCATACTGCGGCAAATTTTTATAGCCTTGTAGGAAGCTTCTTGTCCGGCCTTATCCGAGTCAAAGGCAAGATAAAAGGTCTCAGCAAAAGATTTTAAAAGTTTTACCTGATCTTCGGTAAGGGCAGTCCCTAAAGGAGCTACGGCATTTTCGATTCCCGCCTGAAAAAAGGCTAAAACGTCCATGTAGCCTTCACATAAGATTACCGATTTTGATTTTCGGATTTCGGCTAAAGCATGATGAAAGGCAAAAACGGTTTCGCCCTTTTTATATTGAGGCATATCCGAAGAATTGAGATATTTTGCCCCCTCGCCTTCCAGAATGCGGCCTCCGAAAGCTATTGTTTTACCGTGACGGTCGCAAATAGGAAACATAAGTCTATCGGAAAAAAAAGCCATCTTTTTATAGTTTTTAGAAAAAAGCCCTGTCTTTTCTAAAAAGTCTTGAGAATAGCTTTTTGACAGTAAAAAACTATGGAGCCATTTTCTATCCTTTGGAGAATAGCCCAGATTAAATTTTTCGATTATTTCGGGAGAAACGTTACGGGAAAGGAGGTAGTCAAGGGCCTTTTTTCCTGTAGGATTTTGGGTTAAAAGAAAATGAAAGCTCCCCGCGACCTTGTCGTAAAGATCTAATATTTGGTCTTTAAGTTTTGCTCCTTCGTCCGGAACATAGGAGCCGCCTTCATAGATAACCTCGATACCTGCATTTTTTGCAAGCCGTTCCACGGCTTCCATAAAGGAGAGCTTTTCCATTTCCATCAAAAAGTTGATTGTTCCGCCGCCCTTGT
The DNA window shown above is from Treponema denticola and carries:
- the mrdA gene encoding penicillin-binding protein 2; this translates as MKNTEERLNSRLKLFSIFVFFILIAYSYRLFSMQIIHGDQFKQKSQNISKRTTLIPAQRGEIFDREANTPMVLNIDSFAVDIVPGEVPRQEFDTVINRLSSILQIPVSQIEKKLPVSVRRDFRSIQIKSNVDYSMIVQVAESIDSLPGVSWHSKPVRNYVDTRSFSHIIGYVGDITTDELTRFYNKGYTSNSIIGKAGIEKQYDEILRGTDGVESRTVDAKGRYIENTTVVTPPKMGNNLVLTIDKRIQKLAEDALGPRIGAAVVLKPTTGEVLAMVSYPFFDQNIFGKEISSSIAKELFENPNKPLLNRAVDAAYPPASTFKVIMNTAILNEKAFSPETTVPCLGEIEYGNRVFRCHIRKPGHGKLALNEALAKSCDVYYWTVCRDYLGVDKVVDYAKRFGLGQSTGIDLPSQSEGFVPSPKWKERRFHEKWLNGDTMNMSIGQGFTLASPLQVANMACMVINNGVIYKPHLLKEIRDPSSGEVIKTVQPEILHKENIGQEIFQQVRQAMNLVTIQGEARYPMKNPMFRFAGKTGTAEVGLQDRWHSWMVAYGPYDAHPKDMVVVCIIVEAVNEWEWWAPYAANIILHGTLANQTYDETIDYLGFRQLPAIMRRSE
- a CDS encoding tetratricopeptide repeat protein, whose protein sequence is MEFSKGRSHKNFSNKRKGTKKIFIVLLFFLCVISAVYFLYIHNKNYAGIPSMKEVYADWAKKNYESVYQKTASILKRRAYDGEALAMRGFAAYYIFAEQTDFSVSYSYLNDSILNLRQAMYCVSKSQQPKIAYVLGKAYYQKGYYYADLALKYLDIAYSSGEKFADLSEFRGMSASLLDEPERAIDAFSDALSHNPSDLLFFALAENYIKISDKQNAKLYLFETIDKTKDTLLELKCRYLLGSLFLEENKIDDAVKEFNTILEKDMTSADAHYGLGVVYELQGDMIKARAEWRKALKFDPLHIKTRAKLNL
- the rpoD gene encoding RNA polymerase sigma factor RpoD; amino-acid sequence: MTDLEKNPAVIKLLEYAKRKHTIGLSDLDDLLPEDLMSPETIPDILDILEGAGVQIRNEGISESNSETDSDFQSGNDEDYRLLDDTYEDDDDIKSPYSDDIETPYIEKEKPRHEPAKKLVRTSHEAGVDDPIKLYLQEIGKEDLLTADEEVSLSKSMEDGEAIIKKVIKNSGILIPEFFVIGQKAFSKLDPAESNKPRKELSEEMAEKKRLKQVYGDSLRNIYSEIKQYMSLKKHCYDRETLESFLESPELQALRKKMFNSLKRIHIESEEIEKISDRFIEATDKVQDYQHKKERKEKQLGIKSYADLRKLGKRLAIPREREKLEKELNISANEVKDIYTQIQVLTRKIRKIEYDFEATVDEVIDLTSEIKNGQRMLKNAKDKLINANLRLVVSIAKKYINRGLQFFDLVQEGNIGLIKAVEKFEYRKGYKFSTYATWWIRQAITRSISDQARTIRVPVHMIEQINKVNRESRQLMQKLGREPNDDEIALQLGWSIEKVKQVKNVAREPISLETPIGEEEDTLLGDLIEDKGVENPSNRTELTLLQEQLEMVLSSLPEREQEVLKMRFGIEGGYPLTLEEVGLYFDVTRERIRQIEAKGLRRLRHPKRSRKLKDYLDN
- a CDS encoding zinc ribbon domain-containing protein encodes the protein MDNDVLEKLRALQDILARKNELETEILDAPKALTQQEELLEKLKSGYIQMNSEYEELRKGIAVFKADLFEAEQKREKAEKAMDNIETQREYEILQKEIDDSTTKAETIRKDLLRLESQFKILDANIKQEEDLITQTEKELEEHKQLLDSEISEKQNKVEELKLEEKKLSPGLSDETMFKFDRIIKNKHGVGIVSVQGNVCMGCHMILPAQFVNEVRSDQDIKFCPYCSRILFYEESELTAEQEAYFNDSDMEGLLDIGDSANEDFLASFGDGKDED
- the dnaG gene encoding DNA primase, with translation MPKISSKTVDAVTEMTDIVSLVENYTRLEKRGANWWGCCPFHNEKTPSFNVVPDKKMYYCFGCHKGGGTINFLMEMEKLSFMEAVERLAKNAGIEVIYEGGSYVPDEGAKLKDQILDLYDKVAGSFHFLLTQNPTGKKALDYLLSRNVSPEIIEKFNLGYSPKDRKWLHSFLLSKSYSQDFLEKTGLFSKNYKKMAFFSDRLMFPICDRHGKTIAFGGRILEGEGAKYLNSSDMPQYKKGETVFAFHHALAEIRKSKSVILCEGYMDVLAFFQAGIENAVAPLGTALTEDQVKLLKSFAETFYLAFDSDKAGQEASYKAIKICRSMGVNVRVLYMKDGKDPSEILQKKGKEGLKLLLECAIVDDDYLIQIASMRFDISSPEGKAAAIAFLFPYIEVLESDIQRESAISKLSSAFGVSQQAIFSDYMNREKKALRHIVDEVKQKPVDIRMNAELRLVLAVTANTDLFSRLRSQLSPDDFEDFYARHLFIVLEECYRDGAYTYANLMHRCGEEKLKDIVSQTISKGEFAENSEKIVDDGINFIKQNVLQKQKDKIIGRLRLLHGEKNIDTVNLTKELMEEKKSIDIQLNKLKGKVYD
- the mreC gene encoding rod shape-determining protein MreC — encoded protein: MKKKLSLKLNLEVFLLILFLLISSVFMVFSGGSFILDFKSMAFSVSAGTEKAVYNVSSFVGESVSSVRELWDLKAKYNELTKQLEKYELLERSNADIKRENNELRTLLKFTDTIQITNIPAEIIGYDPNALYSGMIINRGVKHGVRKDMPVIAFQNGNMALVGKILQVGRGSSMIIPIYDYQCHVAAKVDLVNHRGVVSGQGSEDSPLIMKYIKKRAGDDIKIGDKIITSGFDDSSIFPKNIPIGFVSKIKTHDYETSLELSVNPIIDFSCLEYVFVLDTSKIEKEF
- a CDS encoding rod shape-determining protein; the protein is MGFFKRFSTDIGIDLGTCNTIIYVNGKGIVVNEPSVVAVERGTKRVVAVGSEAKRMLWKTPGNIVAIRPLKDGVIADMDTTEKMIRYFVSKILPKHRFVKPRMVIGIPSCITDVESNAVYESAMKAGAGDVKVLEESLVAAIGANIPIHEPAGNMVCDIGGGTTEVSVISLCGMVVTNAIRVGGDEFDQAIIKHVRSVDNLIIGEQTAERVKISIGNASPEKTIEKVEIKGTDAITGLPRRLEIDSVEVREALKEPVTQIVEEIKRTLAQTPPELTADIVERGIVMTGGGSLLKGLPKLIAKEARVPVILAENPMDCVAIGAGRYYEVFRDMTVDRSLYDSLNN
- the mreD gene encoding rod shape-determining protein MreD; amino-acid sequence: MKKVILWTSLSVFFITLLQTAIFSHISFFKVLPDLVLLTVIYIAISNGSLTGLICGFIAGLLADFLSAAPIGLHSFIFTLTGYLVGKFYGIYNLNKIIFPCILGGLGFVFKVILLFILKILFGQNIHTYNIFSVSFVIEAAVNIFFTPFVFLFFNLFPQAFISRSIVQYEKY